The proteins below are encoded in one region of Malaclemys terrapin pileata isolate rMalTer1 chromosome 8, rMalTer1.hap1, whole genome shotgun sequence:
- the TMEM275 gene encoding transmembrane protein 275: MFSEKSSTSLSKKPSQKKTRPQGLPSPALCCACGLCIMLAGINITLVGAFAFGTFLPVNNPPIIIGPILLVVAFTFFGACCICSRRPPAHRARKSKPGSNIGLIKPGNTAFEIETSEHTVQDTTAVQLSPTNSPVSSRKSTPVHENSKTCKLFTMDGNGPAAKYTAGGESIQLNLPRDLMTS, translated from the coding sequence ATGTTCAGTGAAAAGAGCAGCACCTCTTTGTCCAAGAAACCTAGCCAGAAAAAGACCAGGCCCCAGGGGCTCCCATCCCCTGCTCTCTGCTGCGCCTGCGGACTTTGCATCATGCTCGCCGGGATCAACATCACCCTGGTGGGAGCGTTCGCTTTTGGGACCTTCCTCCCCGTGAACAACCCCCCCATCATTATCGGACCCATCCTGCTGGTGGTTGCTTTCACTTTCTTCGGGGCCTGCTGCATCTGTAGCCGGAGACCACCCGCCCATCGGGCGAGGAAATCCAAGCCAGGTTCCAACATCGGGCTCATCAAACCCGGTAACACGGCCTTTGAGATAGAAACCAGCGAGCACACGGTGCAGGACACCACCGCCGTGCAGCTGAGCCCAACCAACTCGCCTGTGTCCTCCAGAAAGTCCACACCCGTCCATGAGAACTCCAAGACCTGCAAACTCTTCACAATGGATGGTAACGGGCCGGCAGCAAAATACACAGCAGGAGGGGAATCAATTCAGCTGAACTTGCCTAGAGACCTTATGACATCCTAA